The DNA sequence TTTTTGTGGAGTTGATCATGCCCCGATCTCCTAAGAAGAAAAATCAACCCGTCTCAACCAACTTCCCTGAGCTTCATGACATCCTGATGGATAGCCCCCATCGGGATCTTCACGTCAACGCCTGATGGCCGCTACATATCAGTCAATCCGGCCCTTGCCAGAATGTACGGCTATAACTCACCTGAAGAAATGATCGAGTCCGTTCCAGACATTGCTACGCAAATGTGTTCCAACCCTGATGACCGCGAGGAATTCATGCGCCTGATGCAGGAACAAGGCAAAGTGGTTGAACATGAACGCCAGTTCAGGCGCAAGGACGGAACCAAGTTCTGGGCGTCCATAAATGCCCACGCAGTTCAGGATGAGCATGGGCTTATCATTTACTATCAGGGGTTCACTACGGATATTACAAAGCGCAAGTGGGCGGAGGAGGCACTCCATGAAGAGGCTACTCGACGAAAAATACTGGTTGATCAATCCAGGGATGGAATCGTTGTATTAAATGAGGATGGAAGCATCCATGAAGCGAACAAACGTTTTGCTAAAATGCTTGGATACACGTCAGAGGAAATTCAGCAACTCCATATATGGGATTGGGATACCCAATGGACTCGTGATCAACTTATCGAAATGATACGACAAGTCGATAAAAAGGGCGAACTTTTTGAAACAAGTCTACCGCCCCCATGTGTCAGGATAGATGTCGCCTTGGATGAATTTTGAGGGAGGGCCAAG is a window from the Desulfonatronovibrio magnus genome containing:
- a CDS encoding PAS domain-containing protein, whose amino-acid sequence is MFTSTPDGRYISVNPALARMYGYNSPEEMIESVPDIATQMCSNPDDREEFMRLMQEQGKVVEHERQFRRKDGTKFWASINAHAVQDEHGLIIYYQGFTTDITKRKWAEEALHEEATRRKILVDQSRDGIVVLNEDGSIHEANKRFAKMLGYTSEEIQQLHIWDWDTQWTRDQLIEMIRQVDKKGELFETSLPPPCVRIDVALDEF